One genomic window of Globicephala melas chromosome 8, mGloMel1.2, whole genome shotgun sequence includes the following:
- the SPATA19 gene encoding spermatogenesis-associated protein 19, mitochondrial codes for MIITTWIVYILARKGAGFPFPPKVSSDVEVVESEAVSVVQHWLKKTEEEASQDIKEKMSTNCPPTHGQDVHVTRDEVKHHLSKSGLLTNQSQEVLEERTRIQFIRWSRTRIFQVPSEVRNDAMRERIEQVRRSICHLTDEASQELHKTNSYSDC; via the exons ATGATAATTACAACATGGATTGTGTACATTCTCGCCCGGAAAGGTGCCGGGTTCCCCTTCCCACCGAAAGTCAGTTCG GACGTGGAAGTTGTGGAGAGCGAGGCTGTGTCTGTAGTACAGCATTGGTTGAAAAAG ACTGAAGAAGAGGCTTCCCAGGACATAAAGGAGAAGATGTCCACCAACTGCCCTCCCACGCATGGCCAAGATGTACATGTGACCAGAGATGAG GTGAAGCACCACCTCTCAAAGTCTGGTTTGTTAACAAACCagagtcaggaggtcctggaggaAAGAACAAGAATCCAGTTCATAAGATGGAG CCGTACCCGTATCTTTCAAGTGCCAAGCGAGGTGAGAAATGATGCCATGCGAGAACGGATAGAGCAGGTGAGACGAAG CATATGCCATCTTACGGATGAGGCATCTCAGGAGCTTCACAAGACAAATTCCTACTCAGACTGCTGA